In Listeria cossartiae subsp. cossartiae, one genomic interval encodes:
- a CDS encoding Rrf2 family transcriptional regulator, whose product MKFSKATNYALHTMVYLANLSPEKSVGVKELATKQNVSPTYLSKVLTMLVKAGFVESVTGVNGGYKLAEPASSISFLDVIQAIEGKGAFFHCDPKNHSESQPHCLIGEVMNKAEQQMDDYLSKQTVGSIVVEIEKHQH is encoded by the coding sequence ATGAAATTCTCGAAAGCAACGAATTATGCGCTACATACGATGGTTTATTTAGCGAATTTATCACCAGAAAAATCAGTCGGTGTGAAAGAACTTGCGACCAAGCAAAATGTATCGCCAACGTATCTATCTAAGGTGTTAACGATGTTAGTAAAAGCTGGCTTCGTTGAGTCAGTAACGGGCGTCAATGGCGGTTATAAGTTAGCCGAACCAGCGAGTAGTATTAGTTTTCTAGATGTCATTCAAGCGATTGAAGGGAAGGGTGCATTTTTCCATTGTGACCCTAAAAATCATAGCGAAAGCCAGCCACACTGCTTGATTGGCGAAGTGATGAATAAGGCAGAGCAACAGATGGATGACTATTTAAGCAAGCAGACAGTAGGAAGTATTGTCGTCGAAATTGAAAAACATCAACATTAA
- a CDS encoding zinc ribbon-containing protein, with the protein MAMHSTGEKPGTGTYTCTMCAQKVVLDDKTDKLPPCPKCQNTNYSK; encoded by the coding sequence ATGGCAATGCATTCAACTGGCGAAAAACCTGGCACTGGAACATATACTTGCACTATGTGTGCGCAAAAAGTTGTTCTTGATGATAAAACAGATAAACTCCCTCCATGTCCTAAATGCCAAAATACTAATTATAGTAAATAA
- a CDS encoding amino acid permease, producing MNSLFRRKPIEDLMQNKSGSTHLKQTLGPFDLTLLGVGAIVGTGIFILPGTVAANNAGPAIIFSFVIAAIVCAIAAMCYSEFASSVPVAGSAYTYGYVVFGELIGWLLGWALILEYGLAVASVASGWSSYLNALLSGFHVSIPKAISGPFNPEVGTFINLPAIIIVLVIAFLLTLGIKESTRVNTIMVALKVGVILLFLVVGVFYVKPDNWQPFMPFGMSGVMNGAALVFFAYLGFDAVSSAAEEVKNPQRTMPIGIIGSLLICTVLYVAVSAVLTGMVPYTDLNVTDPVAYALQVINQDWVAGIVSLGAVVGMITVILVMSYGATRLIFAMGRDGLLPKVLAEINPKYKTPVKNTWIFAVIVAIISGLVPLNKLAELVNIGTLLAFMMVSIGIIFLRKNKNIQARGFKVPFYPVLPIVSFLLCAFLISRLSVHTWILCGIWFVIGLIVYFAYGRNHSELLKK from the coding sequence ATGAATTCATTATTTAGAAGAAAACCAATTGAAGATTTAATGCAAAATAAAAGTGGAAGTACACATTTAAAACAAACTTTGGGCCCGTTTGATTTGACGCTGCTTGGCGTTGGGGCAATAGTTGGGACAGGGATTTTTATTTTACCTGGGACAGTGGCTGCGAATAATGCTGGGCCGGCGATTATCTTTTCGTTTGTGATTGCGGCGATAGTTTGTGCGATTGCAGCAATGTGTTATTCCGAGTTCGCGTCTAGTGTTCCCGTTGCCGGGAGTGCCTATACGTATGGTTATGTCGTATTTGGGGAGTTAATTGGCTGGTTACTTGGTTGGGCGCTTATTTTGGAGTACGGCCTTGCTGTGGCTTCTGTTGCGAGCGGTTGGTCTTCTTATTTGAATGCGCTGCTTTCTGGGTTCCATGTTTCGATTCCAAAAGCGATATCTGGGCCTTTTAATCCAGAAGTAGGTACATTTATTAATTTACCGGCGATTATTATTGTGCTTGTCATTGCCTTTTTATTAACGCTTGGAATAAAAGAGTCAACGCGCGTGAATACAATTATGGTTGCTCTTAAAGTGGGTGTTATTTTACTTTTCTTAGTGGTTGGCGTGTTTTATGTTAAACCGGATAATTGGCAACCGTTTATGCCGTTTGGAATGAGTGGTGTGATGAACGGGGCGGCGTTAGTCTTTTTCGCTTATTTAGGTTTTGATGCGGTATCGTCAGCGGCGGAGGAAGTGAAAAATCCACAGCGAACAATGCCGATTGGAATTATCGGTTCGCTACTAATTTGTACGGTATTATATGTTGCGGTTTCCGCTGTTTTAACTGGAATGGTACCTTACACAGATTTAAACGTAACCGATCCAGTAGCCTATGCTTTACAAGTAATTAATCAAGATTGGGTCGCTGGAATTGTGTCACTTGGCGCGGTTGTTGGGATGATTACGGTTATTTTAGTGATGAGTTACGGCGCGACACGACTAATTTTCGCCATGGGTCGTGATGGTTTATTGCCAAAAGTACTCGCTGAAATTAACCCGAAATACAAAACACCTGTTAAAAACACTTGGATTTTTGCGGTGATAGTCGCGATTATTAGTGGGCTTGTTCCATTAAATAAATTAGCAGAATTAGTCAATATTGGGACACTTTTAGCATTCATGATGGTGTCAATTGGTATTATTTTCTTACGTAAAAATAAAAATATTCAAGCTCGAGGTTTTAAAGTACCATTTTATCCAGTATTACCAATCGTGTCGTTTCTATTATGTGCGTTTTTAATTAGCCGTTTATCCGTTCATACGTGGATTCTTTGCGGGATTTGGTTTGTTATCGGCTTAATTGTGTATTTTGCATATGGTAGAAATCACAGTGAATTACTTAAAAAATAA
- a CDS encoding cysteine hydrolase family protein, with translation MILLVVDTQKLIMTNNLYNFDSLVPNIERLITNARKNKIEIIYVRHDDGPNTELTKGKEGFDIYEKFQPTKDERIFDKTVNSAFKGTGLLAYLKEKGAKKIVVAGLQTDFCIDATVKCGFEHGFQMIVPAHANSTEENHFMSGENSYKYYNEWMWPDRYATCISIEETINEMENN, from the coding sequence ATGATATTATTAGTTGTTGATACACAAAAATTAATTATGACAAATAATCTTTACAATTTCGATTCACTGGTACCCAACATAGAACGATTAATCACTAACGCTCGAAAAAATAAAATAGAAATAATTTATGTGCGACATGACGACGGACCTAATACAGAACTTACAAAAGGAAAAGAAGGCTTCGATATTTACGAAAAATTCCAACCAACTAAAGACGAAAGAATCTTTGATAAAACCGTAAATAGCGCTTTTAAAGGAACAGGTTTACTTGCTTATCTCAAAGAAAAAGGAGCGAAGAAAATTGTAGTAGCAGGATTGCAAACCGATTTTTGCATTGACGCTACGGTGAAATGTGGTTTTGAGCATGGCTTCCAGATGATTGTTCCCGCCCACGCCAATTCGACGGAAGAAAACCACTTTATGTCGGGGGAGAATAGTTACAAGTACTATAATGAATGGATGTGGCCTGATCGTTACGCGACCTGCATATCTATAGAAGAAACAATTAATGAAATGGAAAATAACTAA
- a CDS encoding heavy metal translocating P-type ATPase, giving the protein MKAWMKQNWQFITTGISGVLIIIGCLVGSDVGDFWTAVIFLSAFIIGGFEQAKEGIQATIKTKKLNVELLMILAATGASIIGYWFEGAILIFIFSVSGALEAYTTNKSKREITKLMAFQPERAFRLLADGDLEEVAAKDLQLDDMVLVRPGESVPIDGVIVRGSTTLNEAAINGESVPATKTIGADVFGGTVNVSSAITVKVTQTFDNTIFSKIIRLVETAQSEPSKTARFIERFEDAYVKAVLLFVLVMMFLPHFALGWSWNETFYRAMVLLTVASPCALVASVTPATLAAISNGARHGILFKGGVHLENLRGVKAIAFDKTGTLTNGTPELTDRLFAENVDKQQVINVVAAMERQSLHPLAAAITQDLEAEITEKLAGMEVTDMPGWGVKAEYNGETWQVGKAGFVGTEAAAKFSNGAFERLASEGKTIVYVARNGAVLAMFALKDTCRPEAIRTIKALQAKGIKTIMVTGDNEQTGAAIQAELGMDYVVSGCLPEKKVDVLKELSTTYGSVAMVGDGINDAPALAHAAVGIAMGEGTDIAMETADVVLMKNDLEKIPYAYTLSDRLHWISWQNICFAIAVILVLITANVFQLINLPFGVVGHEGSTILVILNGLRLLRTNRK; this is encoded by the coding sequence ATGAAAGCATGGATGAAGCAGAATTGGCAATTTATAACGACTGGTATTAGTGGGGTTTTGATTATTATTGGTTGTTTAGTCGGCAGTGATGTCGGTGATTTTTGGACAGCAGTCATTTTCCTGAGTGCGTTTATTATTGGGGGTTTTGAGCAGGCTAAAGAAGGAATTCAAGCAACCATTAAAACGAAAAAATTGAATGTCGAGCTTTTGATGATTTTGGCGGCTACTGGTGCATCGATTATCGGGTACTGGTTTGAAGGCGCGATACTTATTTTTATTTTCTCTGTTAGTGGGGCGTTGGAAGCTTATACGACGAATAAAAGTAAACGCGAAATCACGAAATTAATGGCTTTTCAACCAGAACGCGCTTTTCGTTTACTTGCGGATGGCGATTTGGAGGAAGTTGCAGCGAAAGATTTGCAACTTGATGATATGGTATTGGTTCGGCCGGGGGAGAGTGTTCCGATTGATGGGGTGATTGTTCGTGGTTCGACAACGTTAAATGAAGCGGCGATCAATGGCGAATCTGTGCCAGCGACGAAAACGATTGGGGCGGACGTATTTGGCGGGACGGTCAATGTGAGTAGCGCCATCACAGTCAAAGTAACGCAAACGTTTGATAATACGATTTTCAGTAAAATTATTCGGTTGGTTGAAACGGCTCAAAGCGAACCTTCGAAAACAGCGCGTTTTATTGAACGATTTGAGGATGCGTATGTAAAAGCAGTGCTATTATTTGTATTAGTAATGATGTTTTTACCGCATTTCGCATTAGGTTGGTCGTGGAATGAAACGTTTTACCGGGCGATGGTTTTATTAACGGTTGCATCCCCTTGTGCGCTAGTGGCTTCGGTAACGCCGGCAACGTTAGCGGCAATTTCTAACGGCGCGCGCCATGGGATTTTATTTAAAGGCGGCGTACATTTGGAAAATTTGCGTGGTGTAAAGGCAATTGCATTTGATAAAACAGGGACGCTGACCAATGGGACACCCGAACTTACGGACCGATTATTCGCAGAAAATGTTGATAAACAGCAAGTAATCAATGTGGTTGCTGCGATGGAACGGCAATCTTTACATCCGTTAGCTGCGGCGATAACGCAAGATTTAGAAGCAGAAATCACCGAAAAATTAGCGGGAATGGAAGTGACGGATATGCCTGGTTGGGGCGTGAAAGCGGAATATAACGGGGAAACATGGCAAGTTGGTAAGGCTGGTTTTGTCGGCACAGAAGCGGCGGCTAAATTTTCCAATGGTGCGTTTGAACGACTTGCTAGTGAAGGGAAGACGATTGTTTATGTCGCTCGAAATGGGGCTGTTTTAGCAATGTTTGCCCTGAAAGATACTTGTCGCCCTGAAGCAATTCGCACGATCAAAGCACTTCAAGCAAAAGGGATTAAAACGATAATGGTGACAGGCGATAACGAACAAACTGGCGCGGCAATTCAAGCTGAACTAGGGATGGATTATGTCGTATCTGGTTGCTTACCGGAGAAAAAAGTGGATGTGTTAAAAGAATTATCGACTACTTATGGTAGCGTGGCAATGGTCGGTGACGGAATCAATGATGCCCCGGCGCTTGCTCATGCGGCTGTTGGGATTGCGATGGGCGAGGGAACGGATATCGCGATGGAAACAGCGGATGTCGTTTTAATGAAAAATGACTTAGAGAAAATCCCTTATGCTTATACGCTTTCTGACCGACTTCACTGGATTAGTTGGCAAAATATTTGTTTCGCCATTGCGGTAATTCTTGTTCTTATCACGGCAAACGTTTTCCAATTAATCAATTTACCATTTGGGGTTGTAGGGCATGAAGGAAGTACGATTCTGGTTATTTTAAATGGACTTAGACTTCTTCGGACCAACCGAAAATAG
- a CDS encoding DUF4236 domain-containing protein has translation MGIRLRKSINLGGGFRVNVSKSGVGYSWGVKGARVTKKANGNTRTTFSIPGTGISYVDETKRNRDDENSNRRINPNIYEVDNDFESTEKINVSEYQPVEYKDLLKSIQKVQNINLLSTILIFTLLLAASPIFLITGIGGIVLKIYVYVKLPIKLDYNFDEESKNSYDNLCELWMSLNENSRFWQTISASSLNERVSGGASRGIERISSKAINKIPYFLKANVKPFGLKLRKQKLFFLPDKLLIISGRKVGALNYSDINMDLGTTNFVETDPVPRDANILRYTWLKVNKNGTPDRRFKNNRQVPVCQYGSVLIESGNALHVELMCSNSATIEKMKHFAHKVLNKD, from the coding sequence ATGGGAATTAGGTTAAGGAAAAGTATTAATTTAGGTGGCGGTTTCCGAGTTAATGTAAGTAAGAGTGGAGTCGGTTATAGCTGGGGAGTCAAGGGAGCTAGAGTAACTAAAAAAGCTAACGGGAATACAAGGACAACTTTTTCAATCCCGGGAACAGGAATTTCATATGTAGATGAGACAAAGCGAAATCGAGATGATGAAAATTCCAATAGAAGAATAAATCCAAATATTTATGAAGTAGACAATGACTTTGAGAGTACAGAAAAGATTAATGTGAGTGAATACCAACCAGTCGAATATAAGGATTTACTAAAGAGCATCCAAAAGGTTCAAAATATTAATTTGCTCAGTACAATTTTAATTTTCACCCTCCTTCTAGCTGCATCGCCGATTTTCTTAATTACAGGAATTGGAGGTATTGTATTAAAGATATATGTTTATGTGAAATTACCTATAAAGTTAGACTATAACTTTGATGAAGAAAGTAAAAATTCTTATGATAATTTGTGTGAACTTTGGATGAGCTTAAATGAGAATAGTAGATTTTGGCAAACTATTTCAGCTAGTAGTCTAAATGAAAGAGTTAGTGGGGGAGCTTCTCGCGGCATTGAGCGTATATCTTCCAAAGCAATTAATAAAATACCGTATTTCTTGAAAGCAAATGTGAAGCCATTTGGGTTAAAACTACGAAAGCAAAAATTATTCTTTTTGCCAGATAAGTTACTAATAATCTCGGGACGGAAAGTTGGGGCTTTAAATTATTCCGATATTAACATGGATTTAGGTACAACAAATTTTGTTGAAACCGATCCAGTACCAAGAGATGCAAATATTCTTCGTTATACTTGGTTAAAAGTGAATAAAAACGGAACTCCGGATAGAAGATTTAAAAACAATCGTCAAGTTCCAGTTTGTCAATACGGCTCGGTTCTAATTGAATCAGGAAACGCGTTGCATGTTGAATTGATGTGTTCTAATTCTGCTACAATTGAAAAAATGAAGCATTTTGCACACAAAGTATTAAACAAAGATTGA
- a CDS encoding DUF3267 domain-containing protein, producing the protein MERKLVQEINLLENKKLVMNLNIVAIAVVLVLTVLGIVFSGGFQITNGLAEVMWLGVGYLIAIIIHEAVHGIFFKAFRPEAKVKFGFKNGMAYAGSPGAFYTKAQFFIISIAPFIVLTGLFIFLRFLGVNEAVLYLIFALHTSGCVGDFYYCILLINQPTGIVVEDTDKGINFYSEG; encoded by the coding sequence ATGGAAAGAAAATTGGTTCAAGAAATAAATTTACTAGAAAATAAAAAGTTAGTGATGAATTTGAATATTGTTGCGATTGCGGTTGTACTCGTATTAACCGTTTTAGGAATTGTTTTTTCAGGCGGTTTCCAAATTACCAATGGTTTGGCGGAGGTTATGTGGCTTGGTGTAGGTTATTTGATAGCGATTATTATTCATGAAGCAGTGCACGGGATTTTCTTTAAAGCATTTCGTCCAGAAGCAAAAGTGAAATTTGGCTTTAAAAATGGGATGGCTTACGCGGGAAGTCCGGGAGCATTTTATACGAAAGCACAATTCTTTATTATTTCGATTGCGCCATTTATTGTTCTTACGGGTTTGTTCATTTTTCTGCGTTTTCTTGGGGTGAATGAAGCAGTTCTTTATTTGATTTTTGCGCTACATACGTCTGGTTGTGTCGGGGATTTTTATTACTGCATTCTTTTGATTAATCAGCCGACTGGAATCGTTGTTGAGGACACGGATAAAGGGATTAATTTTTATTCAGAAGGTTAA
- the ltaP gene encoding lipoteichoic acid primase LtaP, with protein sequence MILFYFLLIIGKFTFAYFQIFKDPNFLALGMDLLFIVLLLGLIHLFAPVRSHIYWYAGMSLFIGILMLVCVLYARFYNEVPTYHSFSLIGEVGVVKNSATSLLNGTDWLYILDIVLLPFILYFNIKKGHDFPSFRLTSRVYGVSFVSTLLVLSGFTYFMMQQNIISDSKRAKRMGIFTFNISTALTGADHVKAADITAKNVNDIKGVTVKSNPDYFGAAKGKNLIIVQLESFQRNLTNVKINGQSITPTLDSLQNETMYSNQFFQTVSKSNTADAEWSVYTSTFPSGYYTNTQTYGDRVIPSMPRLLGKNDYKTATFHTNDASFYNRDEFYPAVGFDKFYDRKFFGDEDVIGFSPSDEVLYNKAFPILEEQYKNNQKFYAQLISVSSHMPFDIPEDKQEITLPDDLKDTELGNYFEAVHYADKQLGEFIQKLKDSGIWDDSVVVFYGDHHIIKTDQLPEEQKKYVNRSTELKADPADDYRIPFFLHYPGMEKPGEINNVGGEIDIMPTVMNLLGIDTGNQIMFGTDILNSSNNYVPERYTMPEGSYFTNSYMYQPDESFETGEATNYDGTNKELSSEVKKRFDASRKLLQYSDSYVNNLPLRDEDK encoded by the coding sequence TTGATTTTATTTTATTTTCTATTAATTATTGGTAAGTTCACTTTTGCCTATTTCCAGATTTTTAAAGATCCTAACTTCTTGGCACTTGGGATGGACCTGCTGTTTATCGTATTACTTCTTGGACTGATTCATTTATTTGCACCGGTTCGTTCGCATATTTATTGGTATGCAGGAATGTCTTTATTTATCGGGATTTTAATGCTCGTTTGTGTGCTTTATGCCCGGTTTTATAATGAAGTTCCGACGTACCACAGCTTCTCCCTTATCGGCGAAGTTGGCGTCGTTAAAAACAGTGCCACTAGCCTACTAAACGGAACTGACTGGTTATACATCCTAGATATTGTTTTACTACCATTTATTCTCTACTTCAACATTAAAAAAGGACATGATTTCCCGTCCTTCCGACTAACTAGCCGCGTTTATGGCGTATCTTTTGTGAGTACTTTGCTTGTTTTAAGTGGTTTTACGTATTTCATGATGCAACAAAACATTATAAGTGACTCCAAACGAGCAAAACGAATGGGGATTTTCACGTTTAATATTAGTACCGCACTTACTGGCGCCGACCATGTTAAAGCCGCGGATATTACCGCCAAAAACGTCAATGATATTAAAGGTGTAACCGTCAAGTCGAATCCTGACTACTTCGGTGCCGCTAAAGGTAAAAATCTTATCATCGTTCAACTCGAGTCATTCCAGCGTAATTTAACGAACGTCAAAATTAACGGCCAATCGATTACGCCAACATTAGACAGTTTACAAAACGAAACAATGTATTCCAACCAATTTTTCCAAACGGTTTCTAAATCCAATACGGCCGATGCGGAATGGTCCGTTTATACGTCGACTTTCCCAAGTGGCTATTACACCAACACTCAAACATATGGCGACCGGGTAATCCCGTCCATGCCACGTTTGCTTGGTAAAAATGATTATAAAACTGCGACCTTCCATACAAATGATGCTAGTTTTTATAATCGCGATGAATTTTATCCTGCTGTTGGATTTGATAAGTTTTATGATCGTAAATTCTTTGGTGATGAAGACGTGATTGGCTTCTCTCCTAGTGATGAAGTGCTTTACAATAAAGCCTTCCCGATTTTAGAAGAGCAATATAAGAATAATCAAAAATTCTATGCGCAATTAATTAGCGTAAGTAGCCATATGCCATTTGATATTCCAGAAGACAAGCAAGAAATTACTTTACCAGACGATTTAAAAGATACAGAGCTTGGTAACTATTTCGAAGCGGTTCATTATGCAGACAAACAACTTGGTGAGTTCATCCAAAAACTGAAAGATAGCGGTATTTGGGATGATTCTGTCGTTGTTTTCTACGGAGATCACCACATTATCAAAACCGATCAACTACCTGAGGAACAAAAAAAATACGTCAATCGTTCTACCGAGCTTAAAGCTGACCCGGCCGATGATTACCGTATCCCGTTCTTCTTGCACTATCCTGGCATGGAAAAACCTGGCGAAATCAACAATGTCGGCGGCGAAATTGATATTATGCCAACTGTGATGAATTTACTCGGTATTGATACTGGCAATCAAATTATGTTCGGCACTGATATCCTCAATTCATCCAACAATTACGTTCCCGAACGCTATACAATGCCAGAAGGAAGCTATTTCACTAATTCGTATATGTACCAACCAGACGAAAGTTTCGAAACTGGCGAAGCAACAAACTACGATGGTACGAATAAAGAACTTTCGAGTGAAGTCAAGAAACGCTTTGACGCTAGCCGAAAACTCTTGCAGTATTCCGATAGCTACGTAAACAATTTACCATTACGAGACGAAGATAAATAA
- a CDS encoding class I SAM-dependent methyltransferase, with product MKHHHNHHGEAGFKRKVDYLDRPERSEVLSPEDFLQAMSIEKTASILDLGAGTGFLTIPAAKLVDNTVFALDLDAKMLELIESKAKDAELANVETLEASMDDIPLEASSVDVVLASLVLHEAESLADVLREVSRVVKTGGYFASLEFDTKGTDLKGPPVEIQISAENLKDELAGFGFEVVKNWQLDEGMYVSIAVKK from the coding sequence ATGAAACATCATCATAATCACCACGGGGAAGCTGGTTTTAAGCGGAAAGTAGATTATTTGGATCGACCAGAGCGGAGTGAAGTGTTGTCGCCGGAGGATTTTTTGCAAGCAATGTCAATCGAAAAAACAGCAAGTATTTTAGATTTAGGAGCGGGAACAGGATTTTTAACGATTCCAGCTGCAAAATTGGTCGATAATACAGTTTTTGCGTTAGATTTAGATGCGAAAATGTTGGAGTTGATTGAGTCGAAAGCGAAAGATGCGGAGTTGGCTAATGTAGAGACGTTAGAAGCGAGCATGGATGATATTCCGCTTGAGGCAAGTTCGGTGGATGTTGTGCTTGCATCGCTCGTGTTGCATGAAGCGGAGTCGCTGGCGGATGTTTTGCGTGAAGTGAGTAGAGTTGTGAAAACGGGCGGCTATTTCGCAAGTTTGGAATTTGATACGAAAGGGACTGATTTGAAAGGGCCACCAGTGGAAATTCAGATATCTGCGGAGAACTTGAAGGATGAGCTTGCTGGATTTGGGTTTGAAGTGGTGAAGAATTGGCAGTTGGATGAGGGGATGTATGTGAGTATTGCGGTGAAGAAGTAG
- a CDS encoding aldo/keto reductase yields the protein MKRITIGNSALTASEISLGCMRMADLSKEDANKVINTALENGIDFFDHADIYGGGKSEEVFADAIDMNATIREKMILQSKCGIRQGFFDFSKEHIISSVEGSLKRLKTDYLDTLLLHRPDTLFEPEEVAAAFTELEKSGKVRHFGVSNQNPGQIELLKKYVDQELIANQLQFSIMHTGMIDTGFNVNMTIDPSLDRDGGILEYSRLNNMTIQAWSPFQFGFFEGVFLDNDKFPELNKTIDKIAADKGVTNSAIAVAWIQRHPASFQTVVGTMNPGRIADIAKASDVTLSREEWYEIYRAAGNQLP from the coding sequence TTGAAACGTATAACAATTGGTAATAGCGCTTTAACAGCTTCAGAAATTTCGCTTGGATGTATGAGAATGGCGGATCTTAGTAAAGAAGATGCAAACAAAGTGATTAATACAGCACTTGAAAATGGCATTGATTTTTTTGACCACGCGGATATTTATGGCGGCGGTAAATCAGAGGAAGTCTTTGCTGATGCGATTGATATGAATGCGACGATTCGTGAAAAAATGATTCTTCAATCAAAATGTGGGATTCGTCAAGGATTTTTTGATTTTTCCAAAGAGCATATTATTTCATCTGTAGAAGGTAGCTTGAAGCGCCTGAAAACAGATTATTTAGATACACTGTTACTTCACCGTCCGGATACACTTTTCGAACCAGAAGAAGTAGCTGCGGCTTTCACTGAGCTTGAAAAAAGTGGGAAAGTTCGTCATTTTGGTGTAAGTAATCAAAATCCAGGACAAATTGAACTATTGAAAAAATATGTCGACCAAGAATTAATTGCCAACCAATTGCAATTTAGTATTATGCATACGGGGATGATTGATACTGGTTTTAATGTGAATATGACAATTGATCCTTCGCTTGATCGTGATGGCGGAATTTTGGAATATAGTCGTTTAAACAATATGACTATCCAAGCTTGGTCTCCGTTCCAGTTTGGTTTCTTCGAGGGAGTATTCTTAGATAATGACAAGTTCCCTGAATTAAACAAAACCATCGATAAAATTGCTGCTGATAAAGGTGTAACTAATTCAGCGATTGCTGTTGCGTGGATTCAGCGCCACCCTGCAAGCTTCCAAACAGTGGTTGGTACAATGAACCCGGGAAGAATTGCGGATATCGCTAAAGCTTCTGATGTAACGCTTAGCCGCGAAGAATGGTACGAAATTTATCGTGCTGCGGGCAACCAATTACCATGA
- a CDS encoding HAD family hydrolase, with amino-acid sequence MINLIFDIDDTVYDQLKPFENAFKATFGKADHLKIENLYIKSRFYSDEVYHRVVRGEMPKAEMHVYRITQALNDFDYQITKKEAEAFQYAYEQNQRKIELSPGIKEILAWAKKNEITMGIITNGPKEHQQHKINDLQINDWIPVANTFISGKVGIEKPDKKIFELVEKQIGINSAETYYIGDSFENDVIGSKSAGWHSIWLNRRDHLEPKDAVYRPDYCVENEQELFTLLQKIF; translated from the coding sequence ATGATTAACTTAATTTTTGATATCGACGACACAGTTTATGACCAACTAAAACCATTTGAAAATGCATTTAAAGCTACTTTTGGCAAAGCGGACCACCTGAAAATCGAAAATTTATATATTAAAAGTCGATTTTATAGCGATGAAGTTTATCACCGCGTTGTCCGAGGCGAAATGCCGAAAGCAGAAATGCACGTTTACCGGATTACGCAGGCGCTAAATGATTTTGATTATCAAATTACCAAAAAAGAAGCAGAAGCCTTTCAATACGCCTACGAACAAAACCAACGCAAAATTGAACTTTCGCCGGGGATTAAAGAAATTCTCGCATGGGCTAAAAAGAACGAAATAACGATGGGAATTATTACAAACGGACCAAAAGAACATCAACAACATAAAATAAATGATTTACAAATTAATGATTGGATTCCTGTTGCGAATACTTTTATTTCTGGTAAAGTAGGCATCGAAAAACCGGATAAAAAAATATTTGAGCTAGTAGAAAAGCAAATTGGAATTAATAGTGCAGAAACCTATTATATTGGTGATTCTTTTGAAAATGATGTTATCGGATCAAAAAGTGCTGGCTGGCATTCGATTTGGTTGAATAGACGGGATCATTTGGAGCCAAAAGATGCAGTGTACCGCCCGGATTATTGTGTTGAAAATGAGCAAGAATTATTTACGCTTTTACAGAAAATATTTTAA
- a CDS encoding transaldolase family protein: protein MFLDTGNLEEIKKALQFPFFEGVTTNPTILLKENQPRKTHIANIPAKLVFVQAAGLTEAEIWEDIARIQAIEPAEGTAIGLKIPAHEAGVQVIAKVRAKFPDAIILATAIFSSEQGYIAALSGADYLAPYYNRMEVSGLDAAKTIAELRYVLDLQGLEDVKIMGASFKNSRQIMQALASGADTVTISYDLFLQMMNKPLALESIEKFNEHHAALPK, encoded by the coding sequence ATGTTTTTAGATACGGGGAATTTAGAGGAAATAAAGAAAGCGCTTCAATTTCCGTTTTTTGAAGGTGTAACTACTAATCCGACCATTTTATTAAAAGAAAATCAGCCGAGAAAAACGCATATCGCCAACATTCCCGCAAAATTAGTATTTGTTCAAGCGGCTGGGCTAACGGAAGCTGAAATCTGGGAAGACATAGCGCGAATTCAAGCAATTGAGCCGGCAGAAGGTACTGCGATTGGTTTGAAAATTCCGGCCCATGAAGCTGGCGTCCAAGTGATCGCTAAAGTGCGCGCTAAGTTTCCAGATGCAATCATTCTTGCAACTGCGATTTTCTCATCTGAACAAGGCTACATTGCCGCACTTTCCGGGGCTGATTATTTAGCGCCGTATTACAATCGCATGGAAGTAAGTGGGTTAGATGCAGCGAAAACAATCGCAGAACTGCGCTACGTGTTAGATTTGCAAGGTCTTGAAGACGTGAAAATCATGGGAGCGAGTTTTAAAAATAGTCGCCAAATCATGCAGGCTCTAGCAAGTGGGGCGGATACAGTGACAATTAGCTACGACTTATTCTTACAAATGATGAACAAGCCACTGGCACTTGAAAGCATTGAAAAATTTAACGAACATCATGCCGCTTTACCAAAATGA